In a genomic window of Gossypium arboreum isolate Shixiya-1 chromosome 7, ASM2569848v2, whole genome shotgun sequence:
- the LOC108489378 gene encoding trihelix transcription factor ENAP2, whose translation MSYDPAPAAKKPQPLPWTHPETLNLIQAYQEKWYSLQRGQLKANQWEEVAVTVATRCGLFDDSAAKTALQCRHKMEKLRRRYRSERQNLGSASPWPYYDAMESLEQGPLPISARPLASIVPNGHEAGNYYHNDDENNPIEEEEEDDEEHEGGNRFSKSRSINYILRRPSVVNRFSGLMKKRVRTEEEGDGDGDAAITGKGEEDKGVELAMEIRRFAERFMRLERKKMEIMHETERLRMEMENKRIEMILDSEKKIVDAISTSLGSKTKE comes from the coding sequence ATGTCTTATGATCCAGCGCCGGCGGCTAAGAAACCCCAACCACTTCCTTGGACTCACCCAGAGACTCTCAACCTAATCCAAGCCTACCAAGAAAAATGGTACTCTCTCCAGCGCGGCCAACTCAAAGCCAACCAATGGGAGGAGGTAGCCGTAACCGTCGCCACTCGTTGCGGCCTCTTCGATGATTCCGCCGCCAAAACCGCCCTCCAGTGCCGTCACAAGATGGAGAAACTCCGCCGTCGCTACCGCTCCGAACGCCAAAACCTCGGCTCTGCTTCCCCTTGGCCTTACTACGACGCCATGGAATCTCTGGAGCAAGGGCCTTTGCCTATCTCGGCTCGACCATTGGCTTCCATTGTTCCAAACGGACATGAAGCTGGGAACTACTACCATAACGACGACGAAAACAACCCAatcgaggaagaagaagaagatgacgaAGAACATGAAGGAGGAAACCGGTTCAGCAAAAGCCGCAGCATCAATTACATATTGCGGCGGCCGAGTGTTGTGAACCGGTTTTCTGGGCTAATGAAGAAAAGGGTTAGAACAGAAGAGGAAGGGGATGGTGATGGTGATGCAGCAATAACGGGAAAGGGGGAAGAAGACAAAGGGGTGGAACTAGCAATGGAAATTAGGAGATTTGCAGAAAGGTTTATGAggttggaaaggaaaaaaatggaGATAATGCATGAAACTGAAAGGTTGAGAATGGAAATGGAAAACAAAAGGATTGAGATGATATTGGACTCGGAGAAGAAAATTGTGGATGCCATATCAACCAGTTTGGGGTCAAAAACAAAGGAGTGA